A genomic window from Betta splendens chromosome 17, fBetSpl5.4, whole genome shotgun sequence includes:
- the sdhc gene encoding succinate dehydrogenase cytochrome b560 subunit, mitochondrial, translating into MALILRTFVRQGVLLSRPQCGVLYRHAAPMGTTAKEEMNKFWDKNAKLNRPVSPHLTIYKWSVPMAMSITHRGTGLGLSGAISAFAVAALVLPESYPYYLDLIRSLSVGPYLIGLAKFGIVFPVSYHTYNGIRHLLWDIGKGFKIPEVYRSGYTVIGLSIITTVALLSL; encoded by the exons ATGGCGCTGATATTAAG GACGTTTGTTCGTCAGGGGGTCTTGCTCTCCAGACCACAGTGTGGGGTCCTCTACAGACA TGCAGCTCCAATGGGAACCACAGCAAAGGAAGAGATGAACAAATTTTGGGACAAAAATGCCAAATTAAATCGACCTGTTTCTCCCCATCTGACTATCTACAA GTGGTCTGTCCCAATGGCGATGTCcatcacacacagaggaactgGACTGGGACTCAGTGGAG CAATCTCAGCCTTTGCGGTGGCAGCGCTGGTCTTACCGGAAAGTTATCCATACTACCTGGACTTGATCCGTTCACTGTCGGTTGGCCCCTATCTCATTGGGCTGGCTAAATTTGGCATCGTTTTCCCTGTTTCCTATCACACCTACAACGGCATTCGGCACTTG CTTTGGGACATCGGCAAAGGCTTCAAAATCCCAGAGGTCTACCGCAGTGGCTACACAGTTATTGGTCTGTCCATCATCACCACCGTAGCTTTGCTTTCGCTCTGA
- the atp1a2a gene encoding sodium/potassium-transporting ATPase subunit alpha-2: MGRGCGAENGGKRKKKDRDLDELKKEVALDDHRIGIEDLGKRYGLDITRGLSHARAAEVLARDGQNALTPPPTTPEWVKFCRQLFGGFSILLWIGAILCFLAYSIQVAMEDEPANDNLYLGVVLAAVVIITGCFSYFQEAKSSRIMDSFKKMVPQQATVIREGEKMQINAELVVLGDLVEIKGGDRIPADLRVISSSGCKVDNSSLTGESEPQTRSPDFTHDNPLETRNICFFSTNCVEGTARGVVIATGDRTVMGRIATLASELEVRRTPISIEIEHFIHLITGVAVFLGVSFFVLSLILGYTWLEAVIFLIGIIVANVPEGLLATVTVCLTLTAKRMAKKNCLVKNLEAVETLGSTSTICSDKTGTLTQNRMTVAHMWFDNEIHEVDTTEDQSGSGFDKSSATWAALSRVAALCNRADFRPGQENLPIQMRETAGDASESALLKCIEVCCGNVRGTRERNPKVAEIPFNSTNKYQLSVHEVEDNPSGHILVMKGAPERILDRCSSIMLNGEEYPLDDDWKDAFQNAYLELGGLGERVLGFCHLNMSPAQFPRGFTFDCDNMNFPIEQLCFLGLISMIDPPRAAVPDAVGKCRSAGIKVIMVTGDHPITAKAIAKGVGIISEGNETVEDIAERLNIPLSQVNPRDAKACVVHGSDLKDMSSEYLDDLLRNHTEIVFARTSPQQKLIIVEGCQRQGAIVAVTGDGVNDSPALKKADIGVAMGIAGSDVSKQAADMILLDDNFASIVTGVEEGRLIFDNLKKSIAYTLTSNIPEISPFLLFIIASVPLPLGTVTILCIDLGTDMVPAISLAYETAESDIMKRQPRNPKSDKLVNERLISMAYGQIGMIQALGGFFTYFVILAENGFLPRTLVGIRLNWDDREVNDVEDSYGQQWTYEQRKIIEFTCHTAFFASIVVVQWADLIICKTRRNSLFQQGMKNRILIFGLFVETALAAFLSYCPGMDVALRMYPLKTLWWFCAFPYSLLIFIYDEVRKLILRRCPGGWVELETYY, translated from the exons ATGGGCAGAGGG tgtggtgctgaaaatggagggaagaggaagaagaaggacaGGGACTTGgatgagctgaagaaggaggtGGCCTTG GACGACCACAGGATAGGAATAGAAGATCTGGGCAAACGCTATGGATTGGACATCACACGG ggcctGAGCCACGCCAGGGCGGCAGAGGTTCTGGCCAGGGACGGCCAGAAcgcgctgacccccccccccaccaccccggAGTGGGTCAAGTTCTGCCGTCAGCTGTTCGGGGGCTTCTCCATCCTGCTCTGGATCGGCGCCATCCTCTGCTTCCTGGCCTACAGCATCCAGGTGGCCATGGAGGACGAGCCGGCCAACGACAAC CTGTACCTGGGCGTGGTGCTGGCGGCCGTGGTGATCATCACCGGCTGCTTCTCCTACTTCCAGGAGGCCAAGAGCTCGCGGATCATGGACTCCTTCAAGAAAATGGTGCCACAG CAAGCGACTGTGATCAGGGAGGGGGAGAAGATGCAGATCAATGCTGAGCTTGTGGTGCTGGGGGATCTGGTGGAGATCAAAGGGGGAGACCGCATCCCAGCTGACCTTCGAGTGATCTCCTCCAGCGGATGCAAG GTGGACAACTCGTCTCTGACGGGAGAATCGGAGCCGCAGACTCGCAGCCCGGACTTCACACACGACAATCCCCTGGAGACCCGCAACATCTGTTTCTTCTCCACCAACTGTGTCGAGG GAACGGCCCGCGGCGTCGTCATAGCAACCGGCGATCGCACCGTGATGGGCCGCATCGCCACGCTGGCGTCCGagctggaggtccgccggacgCCCATCAGCATCGAGATCGAGCACTTCATCCACCTGATCACGGGCGTCGCCGTCTTCCTGGGCGTCAGCTTCTTCGTCCTGTCACTCATCCTGGGCTACACCTGGCTGGAagccgtcatcttcctcatcgGCATCATCGTGGCCAACGTACCCGAGGGGCTGCTGGCAACTGTCACC GTGTGTCTGACTCTCACTGCCAAGCGGATGGCGAAAAAGAACTGTCTGGTGAAGAACCTGGAGGCCGTGGAGACTCtcggctccacctccaccatctgTTCCGACAAGACGGGCACGCTGACCCAGAACCGCATGACTGTGGCCCACATGTGGTTTGACAACGAGATCCACGAGGTGGACACCACCGAGGACCAGAGCG GTTCCGGGTTTGACAAGAGCTCCGCTACTTGGGCTGCTCTCTCTCGCGTGGCTGCTCTCTGCAACAGAGCTGATTTCAGGCCCGGACAGGAGAACCTTCCAATCCAGATG AGGGAGACGGCGGGGGACGCTTCAGAGTCGGCGCTGCTGAAATGCATTGAGGTCTGTTGCGGCAACGTTCGTGGGACGAGAGAGAGAAACCCCAAAGTGGCAGAGATCCCATTCAACTCCACCAACAAGTACCAG CTCTCCGTCCATGAAGTGGAGGACAATCCCTCCGGTCACATTCTGGTCATGAAAGGAGCGCCGGAGAGGATCTTAGACAG gtgcagcagcatcatgcTGAACGGTGAGGAATATCCGCTGGACGACGACTGGAAGGACGCCTTCCAGAACGCCTACCTGGAGCTGGGGGGACTGGGAGAGCGGGTGCTCG gcTTCTGCCACTTGAATATGTCTCCGGCGCAATTCCCTCGAGGGTTCACCTTCGACTGTGACAACATGAACTTCCCCATAGAGCAGCTTTGCTTCCTGGGCCTCATCTCCATGATTGATCCGCCGCGTGCCGCTGTGCCCGACGCAGTGGGAAAATGCCGCTCCGCTGGTATCAAG GTCATCATGGTGACCGGAGACCACCCAATCACAGCTAAGGCCATCGCCAAAGGTGTGGGCATCATCTCCGAGGGCAACGAGACGGTGGAAGACATCGCCGAGAGACTGAACATCCCTCTGAGTCAAGTTAaccccag GGATGCCAAGGCTTGTGTGGTGCACGGCTCAGACCTAAAGGACATGAGCTCCGAGTACCTGGACGACCTGCTGAGGAACCACACTGAGATAGTGTTCGCTCGCACCTCTCCCCAGCAGAAGCTCATCATTGTGGAGGGCTGCCAGAGACAG GGAGCCATTGTGGCCGTGACGGGCGACGGCGTGAACGACTCGCCGGCCCTGAAGAAAGCCGACATCGGCGTTGCCATGGGGATCGCGGGGTCTGATGTGTCCAAGCAGGCAGCTGACATGATCCTGCTGGACGACAACTTTGCCTCCATCGTCACCGGAGTGGAGGAGG GTCGTCTCATCTTCGACAACTTGAAGAAGTCCATTGCCTACACGCTCACCAGCAACATCCCCGAGatctcccccttcctcctcttcatcatcgccAGCGTTCCTCTGCCCCTGGGAACGGTCACCATCCTCTGCATCGATCTGGGCACTGATATG GTTCCAGCTATTTCACTGGCTTACGAGACGGCGGAGAGCGACATCATGAAGCGCCAACCCAGAAACCCCAAATCGGACAAGCTGGTCAATGAGCGTCTCATCAGCATGGCCTACGGACAAATAG GTATGATCCAGGCTCTGGGTGGTTTCTTCACCTACTTTGTGATTCTGGCTGAGAACGGCTTCCTCCCGAGGACCCTGGTGGGGATCCGCCTGAACTGGGACGATCGCGAAGTCAACGACGTGGAGGACAGCTATGGGCAGCAGTGG ACCTACGAGCAGAGGAAGATCATTGAGTTCACCTGCCACACCGCCTTCTTTGCCAGCATCGTGGTTGTCCAGTGGGCCGATCTCATCATCTGCAAAACCAGGAGGAACTCCCTCTTCCAGCAGGGCATGAA GAACAGGATCCTGATCTTTGGCCTGTTTGTGGAGACGGCTCTTGCTGCCTTCCTCTCCTACTGCCCTGGAATGGACGTTGCCTTGCGCATGTACCCCCTGAA GACCCTGTGGTGGTTCTGTGCCTTCCCATAcagcctcctcatcttcatttATGATGAGGTCCGTAAATTAATTCTGAGGAGGTGCCCTGGAG GTTGGGTGGAGCTGGAGACGTATTATTAA